Proteins from one Candidatus Omnitrophota bacterium genomic window:
- a CDS encoding protein-glutamate O-methyltransferase, which translates to MAGSTLSFNQTREEDERRSSFFSIPPMSDKEFKSLQKIIYDTAGIDIKESKKYLLINRLSKRLRNLGLRNFTEYLSYLDLGERRNQEIVEFIDAVTTNKTEFFREYNHFQFMQNPFLPDLLKNRPASPIRIWSSACSSGEEPYSIAIFMSELIKYPWKLDILASDISETILRAAVQGIYDESKLKPVHPNLLRKYFLKGSGRYKIRPEIANLISFKKINLKLDYHRSLSNFDIVFCRNVLIYFNHDMQNQIINKHWQVLRPGGYLFLGHSETLFGTHVNFQYVAPSIYRKAEDRK; encoded by the coding sequence ATGGCGGGATCGACGCTTTCCTTCAACCAAACCCGTGAAGAGGACGAAAGGAGAAGTTCCTTTTTTTCCATTCCTCCGATGTCGGATAAAGAATTTAAAAGTTTGCAGAAAATCATTTACGATACGGCCGGAATCGATATTAAGGAAAGCAAGAAATACCTGCTCATTAATCGTTTATCGAAAAGATTGAGAAATCTAGGCTTGCGCAATTTCACCGAATATCTTTCCTATCTGGATCTCGGCGAGAGAAGAAACCAGGAAATCGTTGAATTCATTGACGCCGTTACAACGAATAAAACCGAATTTTTCAGGGAATACAACCATTTTCAATTTATGCAGAATCCATTTTTACCCGACCTGCTCAAAAACCGTCCGGCGTCTCCTATTCGAATATGGTCGTCCGCTTGTTCGTCGGGCGAAGAACCTTATTCCATCGCTATTTTCATGAGCGAACTGATCAAATATCCTTGGAAGTTGGATATCCTCGCTTCCGATATTTCCGAAACGATTTTACGAGCGGCGGTTCAAGGCATTTACGACGAATCCAAATTAAAGCCGGTTCATCCCAATTTGCTGCGAAAATATTTTCTTAAAGGTTCGGGAAGATATAAAATACGGCCCGAAATCGCCAACCTGATATCCTTTAAAAAGATCAATCTCAAGTTGGATTATCATCGGTCTCTTTCCAATTTCGATATCGTTTTCTGCCGGAATGTTTTGATTTATTTCAACCATGACATGCAAAACCAAATCATTAATAAACATTGGCAAGTCCTGCGGCCGGGCGGCTATCTCTTTCTCGGACACAGCGAAACGCTATTCGGAACCCACGTGAATTTTCAATACGTCGCTCCTTCCATCTATCGGAAAGCCGAGGATCGGAAATAA
- a CDS encoding chemotaxis protein CheX translates to MKVEYVNPFIESAANVLEEIAQLKSERGSLKLKDPNQPFRDVCAILGVVGHVHGQVIYGFDETTAKNVVSKMMMGAEVIEFDEMARSALGELGNIITGKASVTLESAGYPIEISPPTLVMAKNVRISSLKIPMIIVPLNTEVGTIDIYVGLEEPNK, encoded by the coding sequence GTGAAAGTCGAATATGTCAATCCTTTTATCGAATCCGCCGCCAATGTTCTCGAAGAAATCGCCCAATTGAAATCGGAGCGAGGCTCTTTGAAATTGAAAGATCCCAATCAACCATTCCGCGACGTTTGCGCCATTCTGGGCGTCGTCGGCCACGTTCATGGCCAGGTGATCTACGGCTTCGACGAAACGACGGCGAAAAACGTTGTCTCGAAAATGATGATGGGCGCGGAAGTGATTGAGTTTGACGAAATGGCGCGCAGCGCGCTGGGAGAGTTGGGCAATATTATTACCGGGAAAGCCTCCGTGACCCTCGAATCGGCGGGATATCCTATCGAAATCTCTCCTCCGACCTTGGTAATGGCGAAAAATGTCCGCATCTCCTCTCTCAAAATTCCTATGATTATCGTCCCTTTAAATACGGAAGTAGGGACGATCGACATCTATGTCGGATTGGAAGAACCTAATAAATAA
- a CDS encoding response regulator has product MGNVMIVDDAAFMRATLKDVLTKGGHTVVAEAINGADAIEKFKLHKPDVITMDITMPEMDGLESLKKIMEIDANSKVIMCSAIGQQANVLQAIKSGAKDFIVKPFQPDRVLEAVKKVLG; this is encoded by the coding sequence GTGGGTAACGTAATGATTGTAGACGATGCGGCATTTATGAGGGCAACGCTGAAAGACGTTCTAACAAAAGGGGGACATACGGTCGTTGCGGAAGCCATAAACGGCGCCGACGCCATCGAAAAGTTTAAACTCCATAAGCCCGATGTTATTACGATGGATATCACTATGCCGGAAATGGACGGCTTGGAATCCTTAAAGAAAATTATGGAGATCGACGCCAACTCCAAAGTTATCATGTGCAGCGCGATCGGACAACAAGCCAACGTATTGCAAGCGATAAAATCGGGAGCGAAAGATTTTATCGTCAAGCCATTTCAACCCGATCGAGTTCTGGAAGCCGTAAAAAAAGTATTAGGTTGA
- a CDS encoding TonB-dependent receptor — protein MVKQRSSGLLFLFLSILSTTVSSAQQMGSIRGVVYDKDFNAPLAAAQISIAETKEQAVASDEGNYVFSQVKPGKYTLVFSKEGYTREVKADVVVLPGQMTELDAWLAGEFAEMEEFIVQEALLGGGTEAALLELRMESPALLDSIGSDLISQAGAGDAANALRLVAGASVQDGKYAVIRGLPDRYVNSQMNKVRLPTADADKRAVQLDQFPSAAIESIQVSKTFTPDQQGDASGGAVNVALKGIPEDTLIKLSGQFSGNTLVTANDDFLSSKGGGVNLLGWKDRDIQYGSLGGDWDGAVGVLRGDAPIDSKWSTAAGGKYVFDNGLKLGGLASFFYERDSSFFDDGIDDKYWVATPGATMTPQYVQGTPIQGDFKTQMFDIAQGSEEVKWGGLGVVGAETENHSLTLLNMYTRVAEDVATLAEDTRGKAYYFPGYNLFDPSDPGNLERDAAPYLRTETLEYTERTTNTAQLHGHHKNLPFPELAIENVFKALRPELDWGFSRSSSDLNQPDKRQFGSIWWAESYNPGFPPFVPPSSDPAMFRPYKPAANFTLGNLQRIWKDISEESNQFFFDVKFPFEQWSGDEGYLKLGVFNDDVNREYNQDSFSNFNDNSAQYGAPWEDFWSDAFLSENHPITAADIDVDYQGEQKIFAWYHMIDLPLGSMFKLMGGARYEETEISIVNFPEKDVTWIPPGAISSVALNPGDADVAFEQMNALPAIGFEFTPFDPITLRSSFSETIARQTFKELTPIQQQEYLGAEVFIGNPFLQMSSLKNYDVRVDYTPYESGLVSLSYFFKDIEDPIEYVQRIADFPYTTAVNYPKGELSGYEIEVRQQMERFSNRLAGLSLGANATFIDSEVTLPAEESALFDQPNIQAPMSSRDMTNAPNYLYNLFLTYELDELGLAGTEIGLFYMVRGDALTAGAGQSKGKYIPNVYEKEYGTLNLSLSQKLGENWTLQFQAKNLLDPEIQTVYRSDYIDGDATKTSYRKGIEFSLTVSAKF, from the coding sequence GTGGTAAAACAACGTTCGTCTGGCTTACTATTTCTATTTCTTTCGATTTTATCGACAACGGTTTCTTCAGCGCAACAAATGGGCAGTATTCGCGGCGTCGTCTACGACAAAGATTTTAACGCGCCGCTGGCGGCCGCGCAGATTTCAATCGCGGAAACGAAAGAACAAGCCGTCGCTTCCGATGAGGGGAATTATGTTTTCAGTCAGGTGAAACCAGGAAAATATACCCTAGTTTTTTCGAAGGAAGGCTATACGCGAGAAGTGAAAGCCGATGTTGTCGTTTTGCCGGGACAGATGACGGAACTGGACGCCTGGCTGGCGGGCGAATTTGCGGAAATGGAGGAGTTTATCGTTCAGGAAGCGCTGTTAGGCGGCGGAACGGAAGCCGCGTTGCTTGAACTTCGCATGGAGAGTCCGGCGCTATTGGATTCGATCGGTTCGGACCTTATCAGCCAGGCGGGGGCGGGAGACGCCGCCAACGCTTTGCGGCTGGTGGCGGGCGCTTCGGTGCAGGACGGAAAATATGCAGTAATTCGCGGATTGCCGGACCGGTACGTCAATTCCCAAATGAATAAGGTGCGCTTGCCAACAGCCGACGCCGATAAGCGCGCCGTGCAATTGGATCAATTCCCCTCGGCGGCGATCGAGAGCATACAGGTTAGCAAGACCTTTACGCCGGATCAACAAGGCGATGCTTCCGGCGGAGCGGTGAACGTGGCGCTGAAAGGCATCCCCGAAGATACATTGATTAAACTGAGCGGCCAATTCAGCGGCAATACGCTGGTAACGGCCAATGACGATTTTCTCTCTTCCAAGGGCGGGGGAGTGAATCTATTGGGTTGGAAAGATCGAGACATTCAATATGGCAGCCTGGGCGGCGATTGGGATGGCGCCGTGGGCGTTTTGCGCGGCGATGCGCCTATCGATTCGAAATGGTCGACAGCGGCCGGCGGGAAATACGTATTCGATAACGGGCTGAAACTCGGCGGTCTCGCCAGTTTTTTTTACGAGCGGGACAGTTCGTTCTTCGACGACGGAATTGACGATAAGTATTGGGTGGCGACGCCCGGCGCGACGATGACTCCTCAATACGTCCAGGGAACGCCGATACAGGGGGATTTCAAAACGCAGATGTTCGACATTGCGCAAGGAAGCGAAGAAGTGAAATGGGGCGGATTGGGCGTGGTCGGCGCGGAAACGGAAAATCATTCCTTGACCCTGCTGAACATGTACACCCGGGTGGCGGAAGATGTCGCCACCCTCGCCGAAGATACGAGGGGAAAAGCCTATTATTTCCCCGGTTACAATCTCTTTGATCCCTCCGATCCGGGAAACCTGGAGCGGGATGCGGCGCCGTATCTTCGCACCGAAACGCTCGAATATACGGAACGTACGACCAATACGGCGCAATTGCATGGCCATCATAAAAATCTTCCGTTTCCCGAGTTGGCCATAGAAAACGTCTTTAAGGCGCTTCGGCCCGAATTGGATTGGGGATTTTCTCGCAGTTCGTCCGACTTGAATCAACCGGATAAACGGCAGTTTGGTTCGATCTGGTGGGCGGAATCGTATAATCCGGGATTTCCGCCCTTTGTCCCGCCATCCTCCGATCCGGCGATGTTCCGGCCCTACAAGCCGGCGGCCAATTTCACTTTGGGGAACCTGCAGCGGATTTGGAAGGATATTTCGGAGGAGAGCAATCAGTTTTTTTTCGACGTGAAATTTCCGTTCGAACAATGGAGCGGGGACGAAGGCTATCTGAAATTAGGCGTGTTTAACGATGATGTGAACCGCGAATACAACCAGGATTCCTTCAGCAACTTCAACGATAACAGCGCCCAATACGGAGCGCCCTGGGAAGACTTTTGGAGCGATGCGTTCCTCTCCGAGAATCATCCCATAACGGCCGCAGACATCGATGTCGATTATCAGGGCGAACAGAAAATTTTCGCTTGGTATCACATGATCGATTTGCCGCTGGGCTCTATGTTCAAACTCATGGGCGGCGCCCGGTATGAAGAGACCGAAATCAGCATCGTCAATTTTCCGGAGAAAGATGTTACTTGGATTCCGCCCGGCGCTATCAGTTCGGTCGCCTTGAATCCCGGCGACGCGGACGTTGCGTTCGAACAGATGAATGCGCTGCCGGCGATCGGTTTTGAATTTACGCCCTTCGATCCGATTACGCTGCGCAGTTCCTTCAGCGAAACCATCGCCCGTCAGACGTTCAAAGAGTTGACGCCCATTCAACAGCAGGAATACTTGGGCGCCGAAGTATTTATCGGCAATCCCTTTCTGCAGATGAGTTCGCTAAAAAACTACGACGTTCGCGTGGATTATACCCCCTATGAAAGCGGATTGGTTTCCTTGTCCTACTTTTTTAAGGATATCGAAGATCCCATCGAATATGTGCAGCGAATTGCGGATTTTCCCTACACGACGGCCGTCAATTATCCCAAAGGCGAACTGAGCGGTTATGAAATCGAAGTGCGTCAACAAATGGAGCGTTTTTCGAATCGCTTAGCCGGTCTTTCCTTAGGAGCGAATGCCACCTTCATCGATTCGGAAGTTACGCTTCCCGCCGAGGAATCCGCTCTCTTCGACCAGCCGAATATTCAAGCGCCCATGTCCTCTCGCGACATGACCAATGCGCCCAACTATCTTTACAATCTGTTTCTGACTTACGAATTGGACGAATTAGGCCTCGCCGGGACGGAAATAGGCCTTTTTTATATGGTGCGGGGCGATGCCTTAACGGCGGGGGCGGGTCAGTCGAAAGGCAAATATATACCGAATGTCTATGAAAAGGAGTATGGGACGCTCAATCTGAGTTTGTCGCAGAAACTCGGAGAGAACTGGACTCTACAGTTTCAAGCCAAAAATTTGCTGGATCCGGAAATTCAAACCGTTTACCGATCCGATTACATCGATGGCGACGCGACAAAAACTTCTTACCGAAAAGGGATAGAGTTTTCATTAACCGTAAGCGCGAAATTTTAG
- a CDS encoding DUF3450 family protein yields MEKSLFRSRKLATGSLVLACAVFFLSSGAISADKNVETIENTQSALEKWVETRRIISLEKRDLALAKEMLNERIDLVQREIDSLRGKKSDAEKSIAEADKKRAGLIEENEKLKEALSSLGGILASLEDRTKQLLNRLPDPIRERVKPLSQRIPEDANQSKLSVSERFQNVVGILNEVDKFNRDITVASEVRVLPDGSSAEVAALYIGIGQAYYAGANGTVAGVGLPSEEGWIWKPANDAAAQIAETIAILKNEKIAAFVQLPVEIQ; encoded by the coding sequence ATGGAAAAATCGTTATTCCGCAGTCGTAAGTTGGCGACAGGTTCGCTTGTCCTGGCTTGCGCGGTCTTTTTTTTATCCTCTGGAGCCATATCCGCCGACAAAAATGTCGAAACGATCGAGAATACGCAATCGGCGCTTGAGAAATGGGTAGAAACTCGGCGCATTATTTCCCTAGAAAAACGCGATCTGGCCCTCGCCAAAGAGATGTTGAACGAGCGAATCGATCTCGTTCAGCGCGAAATCGATTCGCTTCGCGGGAAAAAAAGCGATGCGGAAAAGAGCATCGCGGAAGCGGACAAAAAACGGGCCGGGTTGATCGAGGAAAATGAAAAACTCAAAGAAGCCTTATCGTCGCTCGGCGGAATTCTCGCATCGCTGGAAGATCGTACAAAGCAATTGCTGAATCGGCTTCCCGATCCCATTCGCGAACGCGTAAAACCGCTCAGCCAACGGATTCCAGAGGATGCGAATCAATCCAAATTATCGGTATCCGAACGCTTTCAGAATGTTGTGGGCATCTTGAACGAAGTCGACAAGTTCAATCGGGATATTACCGTCGCCAGCGAAGTGCGCGTCTTGCCGGATGGAAGTTCCGCCGAAGTCGCCGCGCTTTATATCGGCATCGGCCAGGCCTATTACGCAGGAGCTAATGGAACCGTCGCCGGCGTTGGCCTTCCTTCCGAAGAGGGATGGATTTGGAAACCAGCTAACGATGCCGCTGCGCAAATCGCGGAAACCATCGCCATCTTGAAAAACGAAAAAATAGCGGCCTTCGTCCAACTGCCCGTCGAAATTCAATAA
- a CDS encoding MotA/TolQ/ExbB proton channel family protein has protein sequence MKNIFLLAIFLVYPSILAAQDATKTPGNAFENAAVSVQKQLEESIAELNNLREQAANEKIPLSRKLSQLEDELIKARLDYQQTTRLLDSRTLDLSNLQSEIKSRREEAAYLSNLLSEYLRNFESRLHIVELQRCREPLEAAKLAVENSNLSEKEIYAIQAQLAATSLDRLFDALGGARFEGTAVDSSGLVKPGVFVLIGPAAIFQSNDGQSIGTAEQQLGSLEPAIFAFESPADAEAAAKLISNSTGLFPLDPTLGNAHKIEETKETFLEHIQKGGPVMYPIFVLAGAALFVAIYKWISLFFIRTPSPKRIRSLLNTVAEHDIKTAKHKAKAIGGPVGKMLSAGIEHLQEPRELIEEVMYEKVLTTRLKLERFLPFIAISAASAPLLGLLGTVTGIINTFKLITVFGSGDVKTLSSGISEALITTEYSLIVAIPSLLLHALLSRKARGVINHMEKAAMALVNQISKTPFDQNDGLADLKQQISEPMPLSLRYADAQTRPAISEGIGQYSEDSAGDLMDQQVISVRNTATVEDAIDTIRAAEGDDDIDAVFIVDDQGKYLGRVRLHQLLTRPEHAPLETLTDSSPLFVRVDARESEVQNLFMMHNLIHMPVLDYDDQLVGRISRRENGN, from the coding sequence ATGAAAAATATCTTTCTTCTTGCTATCTTCCTCGTCTATCCTTCGATTCTCGCCGCGCAGGATGCAACGAAAACTCCCGGCAATGCTTTCGAGAATGCGGCTGTTTCCGTGCAAAAACAACTGGAAGAGAGCATCGCCGAGCTCAACAACCTGCGCGAGCAGGCGGCCAACGAAAAAATTCCCCTCAGCCGCAAACTCAGCCAGTTGGAGGACGAACTGATCAAGGCGCGCCTCGACTATCAACAGACAACCCGTTTGCTCGACAGCCGCACGCTTGATCTCAGCAATCTGCAATCCGAAATCAAATCGCGCCGAGAGGAAGCGGCTTACCTTTCCAATCTATTAAGCGAATATCTTCGCAATTTCGAATCGCGCCTGCATATCGTGGAACTTCAACGCTGCCGCGAGCCGCTGGAGGCGGCCAAATTAGCCGTCGAAAACAGCAACCTTTCCGAAAAGGAAATTTACGCGATTCAAGCCCAGCTGGCGGCGACGTCGTTGGATCGGTTGTTCGATGCGCTGGGCGGCGCTCGCTTTGAAGGAACGGCGGTCGATTCCAGCGGATTGGTCAAGCCAGGCGTTTTTGTTTTGATCGGCCCAGCGGCGATTTTTCAGTCCAATGACGGTCAAAGCATTGGAACCGCCGAACAACAGCTTGGTTCGCTCGAACCGGCGATTTTTGCTTTCGAATCCCCCGCCGACGCCGAAGCGGCGGCGAAACTAATTTCCAATTCCACCGGCTTGTTCCCACTCGATCCCACGTTGGGCAACGCCCATAAGATCGAAGAGACCAAAGAGACCTTTTTGGAGCACATTCAAAAAGGCGGGCCGGTAATGTACCCGATTTTCGTCTTGGCGGGAGCGGCGTTGTTTGTTGCGATTTACAAATGGATTAGTTTGTTCTTCATTCGCACTCCCTCTCCAAAACGGATTCGCTCGTTGCTGAATACGGTAGCCGAACACGATATCAAGACGGCCAAACATAAAGCCAAAGCGATCGGCGGGCCGGTCGGTAAAATGCTGTCCGCCGGCATCGAACATCTCCAAGAACCGCGCGAATTGATCGAAGAAGTGATGTACGAAAAAGTGCTCACGACGCGCCTAAAACTGGAGCGTTTTTTGCCGTTTATTGCGATCAGCGCGGCCTCGGCGCCGCTGTTGGGGCTGTTGGGAACGGTAACCGGCATTATCAATACTTTCAAACTGATCACCGTTTTCGGTTCTGGGGACGTCAAAACCCTTTCTAGCGGTATTTCCGAAGCGCTTATAACTACCGAGTATAGTCTAATCGTGGCGATCCCTTCGCTGTTGCTGCACGCCCTTCTTTCGCGCAAAGCGCGGGGCGTGATCAATCATATGGAAAAAGCCGCCATGGCTCTCGTGAACCAGATCAGCAAAACGCCCTTCGATCAAAACGACGGTTTGGCTGATTTAAAACAACAAATATCCGAACCCATGCCGTTATCCTTGCGATACGCCGATGCTCAGACTCGACCGGCGATATCCGAAGGGATCGGCCAGTATTCGGAGGATTCGGCGGGCGATCTCATGGATCAACAGGTGATCTCCGTAAGAAATACCGCGACCGTAGAGGATGCCATTGATACGATTCGAGCGGCGGAGGGCGACGATGACATTGACGCCGTGTTTATTGTAGACGATCAGGGCAAGTATCTAGGACGCGTACGTCTTCATCAATTGCTGACCCGGCCCGAACACGCGCCGTTAGAGACGTTAACCGACTCCTCCCCCCTGTTCGTCCGCGTCGATGCTCGCGAAAGCGAAGTTCAGAACCTTTTCATGATGCACAATCTTATCCATATGCCGGTTCTCGATTACGACGATCAATTAGTCGGTCGAATTTCCCGCCGCGAGAATGGAAACTGA
- a CDS encoding MotA/TolQ/ExbB proton channel family protein — protein sequence MSGITEHLKTLWDQALAIWIAGGWSMIAIAAIALVMFALGMHVYIKLSGKGFTSVSEKTWRHWINHPGERKGPIGELLDFAVGAASLKDSALFFEELRASEITPFERDLRVMKICVSVAPLLGLLGTVTGMLATFSALASGSGGEKTMGLVAKGISEALITTETGLVIALPGLFFQYQLARKLERYKAFLAHLETVCTQKLYKKLHKQDQIKPYRETAPLIAADILWPLSESPHIPEEWEAPIAK from the coding sequence ATGAGTGGGATAACCGAACATCTTAAGACGTTATGGGATCAGGCTCTTGCCATCTGGATTGCCGGCGGATGGTCCATGATCGCGATCGCGGCTATCGCGCTGGTCATGTTTGCGCTGGGAATGCATGTTTATATCAAACTGTCGGGAAAAGGTTTCACTTCGGTGAGTGAGAAAACCTGGCGGCATTGGATCAACCATCCCGGCGAACGAAAAGGTCCGATCGGCGAACTGCTTGATTTTGCCGTCGGCGCCGCCTCGCTTAAAGACTCCGCCCTTTTCTTCGAGGAGTTGCGCGCCTCGGAGATTACCCCGTTCGAGCGCGATCTGCGCGTGATGAAAATATGCGTCAGCGTCGCTCCCCTTTTGGGATTGCTCGGAACGGTAACCGGCATGCTCGCCACTTTCTCCGCCCTCGCGTCCGGTTCGGGAGGCGAAAAGACGATGGGGCTTGTCGCCAAAGGGATATCCGAAGCTCTGATTACCACCGAAACCGGTTTGGTCATCGCTTTGCCTGGATTATTCTTTCAATATCAATTAGCTCGCAAACTCGAACGCTACAAAGCGTTCCTGGCGCATCTCGAAACGGTTTGCACTCAGAAATTATACAAAAAACTGCACAAGCAAGACCAAATAAAACCCTATCGCGAAACCGCTCCCTTGATCGCGGCGGACATTTTATGGCCTCTATCCGAATCGCCGCATATTCCAGAAGAATGGGAAGCGCCGATCGCGAAATAA
- a CDS encoding biopolymer transporter ExbD encodes MGRFHQMASEDNNEAGIDISPLMDCVFILLIFFIVTTTFVEETGVEVDKPQAASAVRLEKTSILIALTEKGEVVFGGREIGVSGVQPLVKRMLQKEEIPVIIQADADAPSGLLVRIIDESKLAGAVKVSVAARKPTS; translated from the coding sequence ATGGGACGATTCCATCAGATGGCATCCGAAGACAATAACGAGGCGGGGATCGATATCTCGCCCTTAATGGACTGCGTATTCATTCTGCTCATTTTCTTCATCGTTACGACCACTTTTGTGGAAGAGACCGGCGTAGAAGTAGATAAACCTCAGGCCGCATCCGCCGTTAGGCTGGAAAAAACCAGCATTCTTATCGCTCTGACGGAAAAAGGCGAGGTCGTTTTCGGCGGACGCGAAATTGGCGTCAGCGGAGTGCAACCGCTCGTCAAACGCATGTTGCAGAAAGAAGAAATACCCGTAATTATTCAGGCCGACGCCGACGCGCCATCCGGTTTGCTGGTGCGCATTATTGACGAATCCAAACTGGCAGGAGCCGTCAAGGTAAGCGTAGCGGCGCGCAAGCCTACAAGTTGA
- a CDS encoding energy transducer TonB — translation MTKKRKSFRFLREIVHRLYVMVGAAALTAIFFLVLPLMQTLTKPPSTDMIVQAADTANLDAPDPPPEPEPEEEPEAEDRPPQLMEEAPPLDLSQLELALNPSLNEGLAGGDFAVKLNTAASEENNVDALFSIADLDQKPRVIYQPSPMIGKEARQNAPGTVYIVFVVDQQGRVENPIVQKSTNPVFDKPALSAVKQWKFEPGKRNGQPVRFRMRVPITFPKGS, via the coding sequence ATGACGAAAAAACGCAAATCGTTCCGATTCCTTCGAGAGATCGTTCATCGCCTGTACGTGATGGTTGGCGCGGCGGCATTGACGGCGATTTTCTTTTTAGTTTTGCCGCTGATGCAGACGCTAACAAAGCCTCCCTCGACGGATATGATCGTTCAAGCGGCGGATACGGCTAACCTGGATGCGCCCGATCCCCCTCCCGAACCGGAACCGGAAGAAGAGCCGGAAGCGGAAGACAGGCCGCCCCAGTTGATGGAGGAGGCGCCTCCTCTGGATCTGTCGCAGTTGGAATTGGCGCTTAATCCCAGTTTGAATGAAGGATTGGCGGGAGGCGATTTTGCCGTAAAGCTGAACACGGCGGCTTCGGAAGAAAATAATGTCGATGCGCTATTTTCCATCGCCGATCTCGACCAAAAGCCGCGCGTCATCTATCAACCCAGCCCCATGATCGGCAAAGAGGCGCGCCAAAACGCCCCCGGAACGGTGTATATCGTTTTCGTCGTGGATCAACAAGGCAGAGTAGAAAATCCTATCGTACAGAAATCGACCAATCCGGTTTTTGACAAACCTGCGCTTAGCGCCGTAAAGCAGTGGAAATTCGAACCCGGCAAACGCAATGGCCAACCGGTGCGATTTCGCATGCGAGTTCCCATAACTTTTCCCAAAGGATCGTAA
- a CDS encoding tetratricopeptide repeat protein, which translates to MERQRSPFVDFRKAGAPISPYRPIAGLLSLTLFLAISAIPSFASSSDGKASPAPSPGHLSETELKIWNDPAFQKQFAESYMAETEIEPRVTVPERDQMQKALALIASDKMDEAAALLEKSRNEAASAVFDFTAANIYFQQDKLDQALAAYQAAIGKYPKFRRAWKNLGIIYIRKGEYEKSLPALTRAIELGDNSAISYGLLGFAYSSVENYLSAESAYRMAILLDPNTLDWKMGLARSFFKQERYSEAVSICKQLIKDRPERTDLWLLQANAFIGLNQPVKAAEIYELVDRLGGSTVESLSMLGDIYINEELYDMAVNAYKRAMEKNPQDKPDHALRSAKVLAGRGALAETRQIVEQIESLYGDRLQANDRKDLLKIRARLAVAEGSGKEEVRVLEEIVALDPLDGEALILLGQNSSRNGDNEKAFFYYERAASIETFEADAKVRHAQLLVGEGKYEEALPLLQRAQQINPRDNIQKYLEQVERVSKTR; encoded by the coding sequence ATGGAAAGACAGCGTTCTCCATTCGTTGATTTCAGAAAAGCCGGAGCGCCGATCTCGCCTTATAGGCCCATCGCCGGCCTTCTATCATTGACTCTCTTTCTTGCGATTTCCGCCATCCCCAGCTTCGCCTCATCGAGCGACGGCAAAGCGTCTCCTGCGCCTTCTCCGGGTCATTTGAGCGAAACGGAACTGAAGATTTGGAACGATCCGGCCTTTCAAAAACAATTTGCGGAAAGTTATATGGCCGAAACCGAAATCGAGCCGCGAGTTACGGTTCCCGAGCGCGATCAAATGCAAAAAGCACTCGCATTGATCGCCTCCGACAAGATGGACGAAGCGGCCGCCCTATTGGAAAAATCGCGAAATGAAGCCGCCAGCGCCGTATTCGATTTCACCGCGGCCAATATTTATTTTCAGCAGGATAAACTCGACCAAGCCCTCGCCGCGTATCAGGCGGCTATTGGCAAATATCCCAAGTTTCGCCGCGCCTGGAAGAACTTAGGCATAATCTACATCCGAAAGGGAGAATACGAAAAATCGCTTCCGGCGCTGACTCGCGCGATCGAACTGGGCGATAACAGCGCTATCTCTTATGGCTTGCTCGGATTCGCTTATTCGTCGGTCGAAAACTATCTTTCCGCCGAATCCGCTTATCGCATGGCTATCCTGCTCGATCCCAACACGCTCGATTGGAAAATGGGGTTGGCGCGCAGCTTTTTCAAACAAGAACGGTATTCGGAGGCTGTCTCCATTTGCAAACAACTCATTAAAGATCGCCCCGAGCGAACCGATCTCTGGCTGCTGCAAGCCAATGCATTTATAGGATTGAATCAACCCGTCAAAGCGGCTGAAATTTACGAATTAGTCGATCGCCTGGGAGGATCCACCGTTGAAAGCTTAAGTATGCTCGGCGATATCTACATCAACGAAGAACTGTACGATATGGCCGTCAACGCCTATAAGCGCGCGATGGAAAAGAATCCGCAAGACAAACCCGATCACGCGCTGCGTTCGGCGAAAGTGCTTGCCGGCCGGGGCGCTCTGGCGGAAACCCGGCAAATCGTCGAGCAAATCGAGAGCCTGTACGGCGACCGGCTGCAAGCCAACGATCGTAAAGACCTGCTTAAAATCCGCGCGCGTCTCGCCGTCGCCGAGGGATCAGGAAAAGAAGAGGTTCGCGTATTGGAAGAAATTGTCGCTTTGGATCCCTTGGATGGCGAAGCGCTGATTTTGCTGGGACAAAATAGCAGCCGCAACGGCGATAACGAAAAAGCGTTTTTTTATTACGAACGAGCCGCCAGCATCGAAACATTCGAAGCGGACGCCAAAGTTCGCCACGCCCAGCTGTTGGTCGGCGAAGGGAAATACGAAGAGGCTTTGCCTCTTCTCCAGCGCGCGCAGCAGATCAATCCCCGCGACAATATCCAGAAGTACCTTGAACAAGTCGAGCGCGTCTCGAAAACCCGTTGA